One Candidatus Vicinibacter affinis DNA window includes the following coding sequences:
- a CDS encoding inositol monophosphatase, giving the protein MQLQDLCDKLISVAKEAGCFIRGELERVTSAHIEVKEKHSLVTYVDKETEKMIVSQLKEIFPSAAFLTEEGTTEQLSGKEYTWVIDPLDGTTNFLQHIPVFCVSIALVRNGQPILGAIYDPMQNECFYGWKGGGAWMNGKRIQVSSTPLLSDAVVATGFPYARKNIDSLIVLLKLVLEEARGLRRLGSAALDLAYTACGRFDGYYEAMINPWDVAAGILLVEEAGGVVTDMDGLADPLYSQHIVGGNSAIHGILLSHSKAVNPHHT; this is encoded by the coding sequence ATTCAATTGCAGGACCTCTGTGATAAACTCATTTCTGTAGCCAAAGAGGCTGGATGTTTCATACGAGGAGAGTTAGAGCGTGTTACATCGGCGCACATTGAAGTAAAAGAAAAACACAGTCTGGTCACTTATGTGGACAAGGAGACTGAGAAGATGATCGTGTCACAACTGAAGGAAATTTTTCCATCGGCTGCATTTCTTACGGAAGAAGGTACAACCGAACAATTGTCGGGAAAGGAATATACCTGGGTCATTGATCCTTTAGATGGAACGACTAATTTTCTTCAGCATATTCCCGTTTTTTGTGTCAGCATCGCATTGGTCAGGAATGGGCAACCTATCCTGGGAGCCATTTATGATCCCATGCAGAATGAATGTTTTTACGGTTGGAAAGGAGGGGGAGCCTGGATGAATGGCAAGAGAATTCAGGTAAGCAGCACTCCCTTATTGTCAGATGCGGTTGTTGCCACCGGTTTTCCATATGCACGCAAAAACATCGACTCCCTTATTGTACTTCTTAAATTGGTTCTGGAAGAAGCAAGAGGACTTCGTCGTCTAGGATCCGCCGCTTTAGATCTGGCGTATACTGCTTGTGGAAGGTTTGACGGTTATTATGAAGCCATGATTAACCCCTGGGATGTGGCCGCGGGTATTTTGCTGGTGGAAGAAGCAGGAGGAGTGGTCACCGACATGGATGGTCTTGCGGATCCCCTCTACAGTCAACATATTGTAGGCGGAAATTCTGCTATTCATGGTATTCTGCTTAGCCATTCGAAAGCAGTCAATCCGCATCATACATAG
- a CDS encoding OsmC family protein, whose protein sequence is MIRTANAQWQGSGKEGTGNLSTQSGILNHTQYSFLSRFEQGIGTNPEELVAAAHAGCFSMKLSFVLGEAGFKPELLETQCRIKFENGSIVSSHLVLNAKVEGIGEEVFAECVHNAEKNCPISKLLNTAISVEYSLNK, encoded by the coding sequence ATGATAAGAACCGCAAACGCACAATGGCAAGGATCAGGAAAGGAAGGAACCGGAAACCTCAGCACTCAAAGTGGAATCCTTAACCACACTCAGTACTCTTTCCTGTCTCGATTTGAACAAGGTATTGGTACCAATCCTGAAGAATTGGTAGCCGCGGCCCATGCAGGCTGTTTCAGCATGAAATTAAGTTTTGTGTTGGGTGAAGCCGGATTCAAACCAGAACTGTTAGAAACGCAGTGCCGTATCAAGTTTGAAAATGGAAGCATTGTATCTTCTCATCTGGTCCTGAATGCAAAAGTGGAGGGAATAGGAGAAGAAGTTTTTGCGGAATGTGTGCACAATGCAGAAAAAAACTGTCCTATTTCTAAGTTGCTGAACACGGCAATTTCCGTAGAATACAGTCTAAACAAATAA
- a CDS encoding response regulator transcription factor: MIAANTENTPNTKILLVEDDRNFGDVLKSYLEMHGYDVDLAVDGIDGFEQYRRGTYDLCILDVMMPRKDGFTLAKDIRTKSAEVPIIFLTARTLKEDIVEGFRIGADDYVTKPFNSEELLYRVQAILKRAKKNKANPSEEVNDYIIGKYHFNFPLRVLYLKDNEEIHDKVKLSPKEAQLLKMFCEHRNNILARSEALSKIWGEDNYFTARSMDVFVTKLRKYLANDSNIEISNIHGNGFRMIIHGEEGSEL; the protein is encoded by the coding sequence ATGATTGCAGCAAATACCGAAAACACACCAAACACCAAAATTTTGTTGGTTGAAGACGACCGTAATTTCGGGGACGTCCTCAAGTCCTATCTTGAAATGCATGGTTACGATGTGGACCTAGCAGTGGATGGTATCGATGGATTTGAGCAGTACAGACGGGGTACTTATGACCTCTGCATCCTCGATGTTATGATGCCGCGAAAGGATGGTTTTACTTTAGCAAAAGACATTCGTACCAAGAGTGCAGAAGTGCCCATCATTTTCCTTACAGCCAGAACACTCAAGGAAGATATTGTGGAGGGTTTCAGGATAGGCGCTGATGATTATGTAACTAAACCATTTAACTCTGAGGAGTTGCTTTACAGAGTGCAAGCCATACTTAAAAGGGCTAAGAAAAATAAAGCCAATCCTTCTGAAGAAGTAAACGACTACATCATCGGGAAGTATCATTTTAATTTTCCATTGCGGGTTCTGTATCTGAAAGACAACGAAGAAATACACGATAAAGTAAAACTAAGTCCGAAAGAAGCACAATTGCTCAAGATGTTTTGTGAGCATCGCAATAACATTCTCGCCCGTTCTGAAGCCTTATCGAAAATATGGGGAGAAGACAATTATTTCACTGCCAGAAGTATGGATGTGTTTGTGACCAAGTTGAGAAAATACCTTGCCAATGATTCAAATATTGAAATCAGCAACATACATGGCAATGGATTCAGAATGATCATCCACGGTGAAGAAGGTTCGGAACTATAA
- a CDS encoding HAMP domain-containing histidine kinase, whose protein sequence is MNKKAIWLVIGLMGVALLGTVILQFYWINWSVRLNEKQFDDHIITALKRVADKLEKEKENWELSQIEKWIQEGNRPLEDQKRLLEYATLLMSNQISAIMDSSSFSSLDPQYSWDKKREIVEMIDRELRIHPAGLEQRINPQKLAALLKHEFDELNLNLKYSFGVYDNAHKSFVILNENYVVDLATNPNASPSNVDDNQVLTETSYRVALFSTASGSPGILKVVFPTKQSWLWKSVLPIVFLSLLLTGLILGCFIYVIYVIFRQKKLSEIKNDFVNNMTHEFKTPIATISLASDSILSPMIIQSPDKIRRFMDIIKQENRRMLSQVEKVLQMALLDKHDFQLNLKPLDIHEIILEAVRNISLQVNQKNGQIHEELGATNSILRADQTHMTNIIYNLLDNANKYSMESPSIRIVTENVKKGIQIKVIDTGIGMTKEAQKMIFEKFYRVPTGNLHDVKGFGLGLSYVKAMVQAHNGTIEVSSDLGKGSTFTLYFPN, encoded by the coding sequence ATGAATAAAAAAGCAATTTGGCTGGTAATAGGTTTGATGGGTGTTGCTCTGTTGGGAACAGTCATCCTGCAGTTCTATTGGATCAATTGGTCGGTCAGGCTCAATGAAAAGCAATTTGATGACCACATCATCACGGCTTTGAAAAGAGTCGCCGACAAACTGGAAAAAGAAAAAGAGAACTGGGAACTTTCACAAATTGAAAAATGGATACAAGAGGGCAACAGACCCCTTGAAGATCAAAAGCGCCTCTTGGAATATGCTACCTTATTGATGAGCAATCAAATTTCGGCCATCATGGATTCCAGCAGTTTCAGTTCGCTTGATCCACAATACAGCTGGGATAAAAAGAGGGAAATTGTGGAAATGATAGACCGCGAATTGCGAATCCATCCGGCAGGTTTGGAACAACGAATCAATCCACAAAAACTTGCCGCCCTGTTGAAACATGAATTTGATGAACTCAATCTTAATTTGAAATATTCATTTGGAGTGTACGACAATGCTCATAAAAGTTTTGTCATTTTGAATGAAAATTACGTAGTTGATCTGGCTACCAACCCCAATGCTTCCCCTTCAAATGTGGACGACAATCAAGTATTGACAGAAACTTCCTATCGTGTTGCCCTGTTTTCTACGGCCAGCGGATCTCCCGGTATCCTGAAAGTGGTATTTCCGACCAAGCAATCCTGGTTATGGAAATCTGTCCTGCCCATAGTATTCTTGTCATTATTGTTGACCGGATTGATTCTGGGTTGTTTCATTTATGTAATTTATGTGATCTTTCGACAAAAGAAATTATCTGAAATCAAGAATGATTTTGTCAACAACATGACGCACGAATTCAAAACTCCAATTGCCACCATTTCATTGGCTTCGGACTCCATTCTTTCCCCCATGATCATACAATCTCCCGACAAAATCAGGAGGTTTATGGACATCATCAAACAAGAGAACCGGAGGATGTTGAGTCAGGTTGAAAAGGTATTGCAGATGGCTTTGCTTGATAAACATGATTTTCAATTAAATCTCAAGCCATTGGATATTCATGAAATCATCCTGGAAGCGGTCAGAAATATCAGCCTGCAGGTGAATCAGAAAAATGGACAAATCCACGAAGAGCTTGGGGCCACTAATTCCATTCTCAGGGCAGATCAAACGCATATGACCAATATAATTTACAATCTGTTGGACAATGCCAATAAATATTCAATGGAGTCACCATCCATCCGGATTGTTACCGAAAATGTGAAAAAGGGAATTCAGATTAAAGTAATAGACACTGGAATAGGAATGACCAAGGAGGCTCAAAAGATGATTTTTGAAAAATTCTACCGGGTTCCCACCGGCAATTTGCATGATGTGAAGGGATTTGGGCTTGGATTGAGCTATGTAAAAGCAATGGTACAAGCCCATAATGGAACAATAGAAGTCAGTTCTGATTTGGGCAAGGGTTCAACTTTTACGCTTTATTTTCCCAATTAA
- a CDS encoding glutaminyl-peptide cyclotransferase, with translation MNRYFFYLIFIFIVSAIYSCKNDNTVEILKYSVLKEYPHDASSFTQGLAWENGQLYEGTGLEGKSKLLNVDLATGKINKAVDLGAEYFGEGICILKDKIYQLTWQNRKVFVYDKSTFNLLQTFSIETEGWGICTDGQNLIVSDGTNKLSFYDPEKFQLIKELFIKEKNANIYHLNELEFVDGSVYANKWNSDLVYRIDPVSGKVTGKLNLSALTKKAQAAHPEADVLNGIAFNSQSGNFYVTGKRWLTLFEVKLD, from the coding sequence ATGAATAGATATTTTTTTTACTTAATTTTTATCTTCATTGTCTCTGCAATTTATTCTTGCAAAAATGACAATACTGTTGAAATATTAAAATATTCTGTGTTGAAAGAATACCCACACGATGCGAGTAGTTTTACTCAAGGTCTGGCATGGGAGAATGGTCAGTTGTATGAAGGGACCGGACTGGAAGGTAAATCCAAATTGCTGAATGTAGATCTTGCCACCGGAAAAATAAATAAAGCAGTTGATCTTGGAGCGGAATATTTTGGGGAAGGAATATGTATTTTGAAGGATAAGATATATCAATTGACCTGGCAAAACAGGAAGGTATTTGTTTACGACAAATCAACCTTCAATTTGTTGCAGACTTTTTCAATTGAAACCGAGGGTTGGGGAATCTGTACCGATGGACAAAATCTAATCGTGAGTGATGGAACCAATAAATTAAGTTTCTATGATCCGGAGAAATTTCAGTTAATTAAAGAATTATTTATCAAAGAGAAAAATGCAAACATCTACCATCTGAATGAATTGGAATTTGTCGATGGAAGTGTTTATGCAAATAAATGGAACAGCGATCTTGTATACAGAATCGATCCTGTATCGGGTAAAGTAACCGGTAAATTAAATTTGTCGGCGTTGACCAAAAAGGCCCAGGCTGCCCATCCGGAAGCAGATGTATTAAATGGAATTGCATTTAATTCCCAATCAGGTAATTTTTATGTTACCGGTAAAAGATGGTTGACTCTTTTTGAAGTAAAACTGGATTAA
- the mtaB gene encoding tRNA (N(6)-L-threonylcarbamoyladenosine(37)-C(2))-methylthiotransferase MtaB, with protein sequence MSTGRTVSFHTLGCKLNFAETSGISQQFRQAGYDEVAFEEAADIYILNTCSVTDQADKKCRKAVRSALRNNSSAKVIVIGCYAQLKPVEIAGIPGVSMVLGAAEKFNILEHLQHLEPMNPLGQIHAGDIRDVNQFIPSYSIEDRTRTFLKVQDGCDYKCSFCTIPLARGRSRSGEVDRIVELSREIGRKGVKEIVLTGVNLGDFGNGTEVIEGARPKKDALFIDLIKALDEVEEIDRFRISSIEPNLCTKEVIDFVAASKRFMPHFHMPLQSGDNQILSLMKRRYRKELYAERVAYIKNVMPHACIGVDVIVGFPGESDELFQSSFDFIHGLDVSYLHVFTYSERPNTLANEMSGRVIASTRHQRSQQLRNLSIKKKNNFYIQFFNTRKKVLLEQKQDEPFNGLSGFTDNYLRVNLPNATIDMVNTFQDVLIEGFDVTGDLKGKLISFELPALV encoded by the coding sequence TTGTCTACCGGACGCACTGTTTCATTTCATACCCTTGGCTGCAAACTCAATTTTGCAGAAACTTCCGGCATTAGTCAGCAATTCAGGCAGGCGGGTTATGATGAAGTGGCCTTTGAGGAGGCAGCAGACATTTACATTTTGAATACCTGTTCGGTCACCGATCAGGCAGATAAAAAATGTCGAAAGGCCGTTCGCTCCGCATTAAGAAATAATTCTTCTGCAAAAGTAATTGTAATAGGTTGCTACGCGCAATTGAAGCCTGTTGAAATAGCTGGTATCCCCGGTGTCAGCATGGTACTTGGTGCGGCTGAGAAATTCAATATCCTGGAACATTTACAGCACCTGGAACCTATGAATCCATTAGGACAAATTCATGCAGGTGATATTCGTGATGTTAATCAATTTATTCCATCTTATTCGATTGAAGATCGAACCAGAACTTTTCTAAAAGTCCAGGATGGCTGTGATTATAAATGTAGTTTTTGCACCATTCCTTTGGCACGGGGTCGATCCCGTTCTGGTGAAGTAGACCGAATTGTTGAACTGTCCAGAGAAATTGGAAGGAAGGGAGTAAAGGAAATTGTTTTGACAGGAGTTAATCTTGGTGACTTTGGCAATGGGACAGAGGTAATTGAAGGTGCCCGACCCAAAAAGGATGCATTGTTTATAGACCTTATTAAAGCCCTCGACGAAGTAGAAGAAATTGACAGATTCAGAATCTCCTCCATTGAACCAAACTTATGCACGAAGGAAGTAATTGATTTTGTAGCCGCATCTAAAAGATTTATGCCACATTTTCACATGCCTTTACAATCGGGAGACAATCAAATCCTGAGTCTAATGAAGCGGCGGTATCGTAAAGAACTTTATGCAGAACGAGTTGCGTACATAAAAAATGTAATGCCCCATGCATGCATCGGAGTGGATGTCATTGTTGGTTTTCCTGGTGAATCTGATGAGCTTTTTCAAAGCAGCTTTGACTTTATTCATGGACTGGATGTAAGTTATCTGCACGTTTTCACATACTCCGAGAGACCAAACACTTTGGCAAATGAAATGTCGGGAAGAGTTATTGCTTCTACCAGGCATCAAAGAAGTCAGCAGCTTAGAAATTTATCGATTAAGAAGAAGAATAATTTTTATATTCAATTTTTCAACACCAGAAAAAAAGTATTGCTGGAGCAAAAGCAAGATGAACCTTTTAATGGTTTGTCCGGATTTACTGACAATTACCTCAGAGTAAATTTACCAAATGCAACCATTGATATGGTCAATACTTTTCAGGATGTTTTGATTGAAGGGTTTGATGTCACAGGTGATTTAAAAGGTAAGCTCATAAGCTTTGAACTCCCAGCCTTGGTTTGA
- a CDS encoding PorT family protein translates to MKKKILSMLTFTLFVQSLFAQFQMGVEVGPSVSNMTIKGTGSLINDPDPFLGIRAGLSASFSPIDAFSIKSGLYYHKTGFIASQSLDFEIFDVDIPANLKAITQLHFIELPVLAQYNFGKGVIKGYLEAGPQMSLAVDGDIRTRASLLVDFNLGTYDINMRNSNFRQFEWGGVIGAGIKWKLNESMRMSLGTQYLHGFTDLTNEPILDIRTSRNALSAQLGLQYQF, encoded by the coding sequence ATGAAAAAGAAGATTTTATCTATGTTGACATTTACTTTGTTTGTTCAAAGTTTGTTTGCACAATTTCAAATGGGGGTGGAAGTGGGGCCTTCAGTGAGCAATATGACTATTAAAGGAACAGGTAGTCTAATCAATGACCCTGATCCTTTTTTGGGAATAAGAGCCGGACTTTCTGCCAGTTTTTCACCAATAGATGCATTTAGCATCAAATCCGGGTTGTATTACCACAAAACAGGTTTTATTGCAAGTCAGTCTTTGGATTTTGAAATATTTGATGTAGACATTCCGGCTAATTTAAAAGCGATTACTCAATTACATTTTATCGAATTACCTGTACTTGCTCAATATAATTTTGGAAAGGGCGTGATCAAAGGTTATTTGGAGGCAGGGCCACAAATGAGTCTTGCGGTGGATGGAGACATTCGTACCAGGGCCAGTTTATTGGTAGACTTCAATTTAGGAACTTATGACATCAATATGCGGAATTCAAATTTCAGACAATTTGAGTGGGGTGGAGTAATAGGAGCCGGCATAAAATGGAAACTGAATGAATCCATGAGAATGTCTTTAGGAACTCAGTATTTGCATGGGTTTACTGACCTGACCAATGAACCAATCCTGGACATCAGGACCAGCCGAAATGCGTTGTCCGCACAACTTGGATTGCAATATCAATTTTAG